Proteins found in one Brachypodium distachyon strain Bd21 chromosome 5, Brachypodium_distachyon_v3.0, whole genome shotgun sequence genomic segment:
- the LOC112269248 gene encoding protein IDA-LIKE 2, whose protein sequence is MGRLCSWRTRSRKPVLLLSLLALLLLVLPSCEATRGMQPFRGRPVERGGANHFLGFLPRGQMPPSGPSRQHNSVGLESQLENKP, encoded by the coding sequence ATGGGTCGCCTCTGCAGCTGGCGAACGAGAAGCAGGAAGCCGGTTCTTCTGCTCTCCCTGCTAgcgcttctcctcctcgtcctgcCGAGCTGCGAGGCCACGAGAGGCATGCAGCCCTTCAGGGGGAGGCCGGTTgagcgaggaggagccaaCCATTTCCTCGGGTTCTTGCCGAGGGGCCAGATGCCGCCGTCCGGCCCGTCGCGGCAGCACAACTCCGTCGGCCTCGAGAGCCAGCTGGAGAACAAGCCATGA